The uncultured Trichococcus sp. DNA window GTCATCCCTTTCTTGTGGACTGGATTCGGTGAGCGTTTGGTCTGTTTCTGCTACAAGTCCGGCGTCTCCCTTTTCAGACAGCGAGGAAGCATCTGCTCTTTCTGAAGAGGACGGGAATGAAGCCTCTTCAGACGATGGCCTATTGGTGCAGCCAACCAGCAAAACCGCACAAAATGCGAATAAAAAAATAAACTCAACTTGTTTAGGATTTTTCATCTGAACCGCATCTTTTTTACAGATTCCCCGTAAAGAACGACTCCAGTTTATCGAACGGAATCAGATCCGTTCTGTCGTACAGATCCACGTGACCAGCACCGGCAATTTCAAACAGTTCCTTCGGTTCGGCCGCCATTTTGTAGGCATCCTCGCTGAAATATCTCGAATGCGCATGCTCACCGATGATGAACAGGATCGGTCTAGGAGAAATCGTCTGGATGTAGTTCATCAACGGGAAGTTCATGAAATCCATGGCGCTCGTCTTCGTGAACGCGCCGATCGAATTCGGGTGGAATCCGCGTTTCATCGCATAATAGCCGAAGAATTCACTGCTGATCGGATCCATTCCTTCAGGGATAGAATCCACAGGCTCGCTTGGGAAAGTAGGCGTCAATTCCGGTTCATTGCCCTGGAAATCTTTCCAACGTTGCTCACCCAGTTGGTCAAAAAGCTGTGTGCGTTGCTCATCCGTCATGCTGTCTGCCCAACCGTAGCGCATCACCCGGCTCATATCGTACATGCTCACTGTCGCAACTGCTTTGATCCGCGTGTCGACCTGCGCCGCTGTCACTGCAAACCCGCCGCTGCCGCAGATGCCAATCACACCGATTTTGTCCCTTTCCACAAATGGACGCGTGCCGATGTAATCGACGGCAGCGCTGAAGTCTTCGGCAAAGATGTCCGGAGACGATACGTGTCTTGGCGCGCCGCTGCTTTCACCGTTATATGATTCATCGAATGCGATCGCAACAAATCCGCGTTCCGCCATATTCTGCGCATAAATCCCTGCACCTTGCTCCTTGACGCCGCCATAAGGGGTGCCGACGATAAGTGCAGGATATTTTTGGGATGTGTCGATGTCCTTAGATAAGTATAAATCCGCTGCAACGGTTATGCCGTAGCGGTTTTTAAAAGTGACTTGCTCAACCGTTACCTTGTCGCTGAGTATAAAAGTTCTGTAAGTATGCTCTGTCATATCATTTCCTCCAAATTATTCATGATTATGGTCGTTTAATCTCTAAGCAGTGCGCTTAAGTTGATTCTACGACTTAACCTTAACGTGAAGTCAAATGTTTTTTCAAAAATAATTTGGATGTGCGGGAAATGGCACAACAAAACATGGCTCATTGAGACTATTCCTCCATAAAATAATCAACCAGCTTTTTGTATTCATCCTGCGCTGAGTAGCACGTATCCATCAAATACCCTTTTGCAGTTTCGAATTGCTTCAGGCCGCGGTAATAAAACAGTTTGTGACGTTCATCGATGACAAAAGGCACAATTCCCCAGCGCAAACATTCCTTGAACAGAATGATCCGTCCAACTCTGCCATTGCCGTCCTGAAATGGATGGATCGATTCGAACTGATGATGAAATGCAATGATGTCCTCGAATTGTACGGTTTCCAGAGAGGCATAATCTGCCAGCAACTTGGCCATCTCACCCTTCACTTTTGATAGGGAGACGGTTCGGTTGTCGCCGACCATATTCGGTTTTGCTTTATAATCCCCAACTTTGAACCATTCCTTTCTGCTGTCGGAAGTGTTCGATTTGAGCAAGCGATGGAAGGCTTTGATCATATTCTCCGTCAATTCCTGATCCGCCACGTCAATCATATAATCAAAGCATTGGAAATGGTTGATTGTTTCGATGATGTCATCGACAGGAGTAGCTTCTTCCTTCGGCATTGCAATTGTATTCGTTTCGTAAATATAGCGCGTCTGCTCTTCCGATAGGATGCTTCCTTCTATCCGATTTGAGTTATAGGCAAGTTTGATTTGGGTCTGATGATACAGTCCGCCCTTCAACTTCATTTCTTTTTCTTCCCTCAAAAGCTTCA harbors:
- a CDS encoding alpha/beta hydrolase, with the protein product MTEHTYRTFILSDKVTVEQVTFKNRYGITVAADLYLSKDIDTSQKYPALIVGTPYGGVKEQGAGIYAQNMAERGFVAIAFDESYNGESSGAPRHVSSPDIFAEDFSAAVDYIGTRPFVERDKIGVIGICGSGGFAVTAAQVDTRIKAVATVSMYDMSRVMRYGWADSMTDEQRTQLFDQLGEQRWKDFQGNEPELTPTFPSEPVDSIPEGMDPISSEFFGYYAMKRGFHPNSIGAFTKTSAMDFMNFPLMNYIQTISPRPILFIIGEHAHSRYFSEDAYKMAAEPKELFEIAGAGHVDLYDRTDLIPFDKLESFFTGNL
- a CDS encoding helix-turn-helix domain-containing protein, yielding MAIQYTKLFKLLEERDILRTELQKGIGISSATMAKLTKNEPVSLKVIEDICKFLHCQPGDIMAMEQRSERPLLKLLREEKEMKLKGGLYHQTQIKLAYNSNRIEGSILSEEQTRYIYETNTIAMPKEEATPVDDIIETINHFQCFDYMIDVADQELTENMIKAFHRLLKSNTSDSRKEWFKVGDYKAKPNMVGDNRTVSLSKVKGEMAKLLADYASLETVQFEDIIAFHHQFESIHPFQDGNGRVGRIILFKECLRWGIVPFVIDERHKLFYYRGLKQFETAKGYLMDTCYSAQDEYKKLVDYFMEE